In Blastopirellula sp. J2-11, a single genomic region encodes these proteins:
- a CDS encoding PSD1 and planctomycete cytochrome C domain-containing protein has product MIVARMMRFATLPLILVAMVSYAVPLQGADQAADDVDYTRDIKPLLSNSCYTCHGPDEGTREADVRLDVREVAIDSVIVPGKPGESELVARIASDDPDLQMPPADSSRPRLTRDEVDLIRRWIAQGAKYDEHWSYAPPKAVELPQENSLSPIDAFIDQRLVEKGLEPAAKADPRTLIRRLYFDLTGLPPTPSEVAAFAADPSDAAYAALVEKLLASPRFGERMAIYWLDLVRYADSVGIHGDQEWSMSPYRDYVIRSFNENKPFDQFTIEQLAGDLLPHATREQQIASGYNRLNMITAEGGAQAKEYLAKYAADRVRTTSTVWLGATMGCCECHDHKFDPYTIKEFYQFAAFFADLEEKGVYAGSSRSSYWGPSIPVPSPQQETRLQELDQQIATLRQTLESPTPELVKSQTAWEANLPDDPSWRVLQPTSMKSHPEVDWKTLEDGSLLATGANPEKPTYELEFTTQLTTATAIRLEVLPHDSLAAAGPGRAGNGNFVLNDIQLAIDGKPVAFQTATATHSQSGWPVASLLTSDKKDGWAILPDIGKANEAVLELPADLALSPASKLTLTMTHNHGSSHAIGRLRVALVDAPRPVKANQAMGVPAEIRDIVETPDAKRNETQQKQLAAYYRTIAPQLDHTRKELAERTEQRKQLTDSMTTTLVSVSTEPRTMRVLPRGNWLDDSGEIIEPGVPGFLGYDLETDGRRATRLDLAQWLVDRRNPLTARVFVNRLWQLTFGRGLVSTADDFGSQGAIPTHPQLLDALATEFVDSGWDVKQMMRRLVQSQAYQRSSARTASQKQKDLSNAFLAAQSAHRLPAEMIRDNALAASGLLVEQVGGESARPYQPAGYWSHLNFPKREYQRDHGGNLYRRGLYTHWQRTYLHPSLAAFDAPTREECTVRRNISNTPQQALVLMNDPTYVEAARALAIRLLQEGGDTPQAKIHFGMQAVQQRDATAAETEILTATYQKHLQQYGSDPQSAQQLLSVGEYVTPEGVDPVDLAAWMSVSRILLNLHETINRY; this is encoded by the coding sequence ATGATCGTTGCCCGAATGATGCGATTTGCAACTTTGCCGCTCATCTTGGTGGCGATGGTTTCGTACGCCGTCCCGCTGCAAGGCGCTGACCAAGCGGCGGACGATGTCGACTACACGCGTGACATCAAACCGTTGCTCTCCAACAGTTGCTATACCTGTCACGGACCGGATGAAGGAACGCGGGAAGCGGATGTTCGGCTGGACGTGCGCGAGGTCGCGATCGACAGTGTGATCGTCCCCGGCAAGCCAGGTGAGAGCGAGTTGGTGGCCCGCATCGCGAGCGACGATCCCGATTTGCAAATGCCGCCGGCAGATTCAAGTCGTCCCCGGTTAACGCGCGACGAAGTCGATCTCATTCGCCGGTGGATCGCCCAGGGCGCCAAGTACGACGAGCATTGGTCGTACGCGCCTCCCAAGGCGGTCGAGCTTCCGCAGGAAAACTCCCTATCGCCGATCGACGCTTTCATCGATCAACGTCTCGTGGAAAAAGGGCTGGAGCCTGCGGCGAAGGCCGATCCGCGCACGCTCATTCGCCGGCTCTACTTCGATCTAACCGGGCTGCCGCCGACGCCGTCAGAAGTCGCCGCCTTCGCCGCCGATCCATCCGACGCCGCATATGCGGCGCTGGTCGAAAAGCTGCTGGCCTCGCCGCGCTTTGGCGAACGGATGGCGATATATTGGCTCGATTTAGTGCGTTACGCCGATTCGGTCGGGATTCACGGCGATCAAGAGTGGAGCATGTCTCCGTACCGTGACTACGTCATTCGCTCGTTTAACGAGAACAAACCGTTCGACCAGTTCACCATCGAGCAATTGGCGGGCGATTTACTTCCCCACGCGACTCGAGAGCAGCAAATCGCTTCTGGCTATAACCGTTTAAACATGATTACCGCCGAAGGGGGCGCTCAAGCGAAAGAGTACTTGGCCAAGTATGCGGCCGATCGCGTTCGCACGACGAGCACCGTTTGGCTTGGCGCGACGATGGGATGCTGCGAATGCCACGATCATAAGTTTGATCCCTACACGATCAAAGAGTTCTACCAGTTCGCCGCCTTCTTTGCTGATTTGGAAGAAAAAGGAGTCTATGCCGGCAGTAGTCGATCGAGCTATTGGGGCCCGAGTATCCCGGTACCCAGTCCGCAACAGGAGACGCGGTTACAAGAACTCGATCAACAGATCGCGACGCTCCGTCAAACTCTGGAGTCGCCCACGCCAGAGTTGGTGAAATCGCAAACCGCATGGGAAGCCAATCTTCCGGATGATCCGTCGTGGCGAGTACTTCAGCCGACCAGCATGAAGTCGCACCCCGAAGTCGACTGGAAGACGTTGGAAGATGGATCGCTGCTGGCCACCGGCGCCAATCCAGAGAAGCCGACCTACGAACTCGAATTCACCACCCAACTAACGACAGCGACCGCAATTCGGCTGGAAGTTTTGCCCCATGATTCGCTGGCGGCCGCAGGACCTGGTCGAGCAGGCAACGGCAATTTTGTCCTGAACGACATTCAATTGGCGATCGACGGCAAGCCTGTCGCTTTCCAAACGGCGACGGCGACCCATTCGCAGTCAGGTTGGCCTGTCGCTAGTCTGCTGACAAGCGATAAAAAGGATGGCTGGGCCATCTTGCCAGACATCGGCAAGGCCAACGAAGCGGTCTTGGAGCTACCGGCTGATTTGGCGCTTTCTCCGGCAAGTAAACTGACCCTGACCATGACACACAACCACGGCAGCAGTCATGCGATCGGAAGGTTGCGGGTCGCGCTGGTCGATGCTCCGCGACCCGTTAAGGCGAATCAGGCGATGGGCGTACCCGCCGAGATTCGCGATATCGTCGAGACGCCTGATGCGAAACGAAACGAAACGCAGCAGAAGCAACTGGCCGCTTACTATCGCACGATCGCCCCGCAGTTGGATCACACGAGGAAAGAACTCGCGGAGCGAACCGAACAGCGCAAACAACTGACCGATTCGATGACGACGACGCTCGTTTCCGTTTCCACCGAGCCGCGCACGATGCGCGTCTTGCCGCGGGGAAATTGGTTGGACGACAGTGGGGAGATTATCGAGCCAGGGGTTCCTGGTTTTTTGGGATACGATTTAGAAACCGACGGTCGGCGCGCGACGCGGCTTGATCTGGCCCAGTGGTTGGTGGATCGTCGCAATCCTCTGACGGCCCGCGTCTTTGTGAATCGCTTGTGGCAGTTGACGTTCGGACGCGGACTGGTCTCGACCGCAGACGACTTTGGCTCGCAGGGAGCGATCCCCACGCATCCGCAACTATTAGATGCGTTAGCGACCGAGTTTGTTGACAGCGGCTGGGACGTCAAGCAGATGATGCGCCGTCTGGTTCAGTCGCAGGCTTACCAGCGATCGTCGGCACGAACGGCCAGTCAAAAGCAGAAAGACCTGAGTAATGCGTTTCTAGCGGCTCAGTCGGCGCATCGACTTCCGGCCGAAATGATTCGCGATAACGCGCTAGCGGCCAGCGGTTTGTTGGTCGAACAAGTCGGCGGCGAAAGCGCTCGCCCTTATCAACCGGCCGGGTATTGGTCGCATTTGAACTTTCCGAAGCGTGAGTACCAGCGCGATCACGGCGGGAACCTTTATCGGCGCGGCCTCTACACGCATTGGCAGCGGACCTATTTGCACCCGAGCCTGGCCGCGTTCGACGCGCCGACGCGGGAAGAATGTACGGTTCGCCGGAACATTTCCAATACGCCGCAACAGGCGCTCGTGCTGATGAACGATCCGACCTATGTCGAAGCGGCCAGGGCGTTGGCCATTCGTCTGCTGCAAGAGGGAGGCGACACGCCGCAGGCGAAGATCCACTTTGGCATGCAAGCCGTTCAGCAACGCGACGCGACCGCAGCAGAAACCGAGATTCTTACCGCAACCTATCAGAAGCATCTCCAGCAATATGGCAGTGATCCGCAGTCGGCTCAACAACTGTTGAGCGTCGGCGAATACGTCACGCCGGAAGGGGTCGACCCTGTCGACCTGGCGGCGTGGATGTCGGTCAGTCGGATCCTGTTGAACTTGCATGAGACGATCAATCGCTATTGA
- a CDS encoding DUF1501 domain-containing protein yields the protein MFSQSAASLRQTRRTFLGHGIAGLGSAALASLMTTDSVRADQQPGAFPNFAPKAKRVIVLCQAGGPSHLETFDEKPVLKRLDNQPMPESFTQGQPIAQLQGQQLKCYAPRFDFNRYGESGQTIASLFPKMGEIADDLCIINSMVTEQINHDPAHTFMNTGTSISGRPSMGSWVQYGLGSEADDLPGFVVLTSIGKGGQAQPIAARQWHSGFLPSRHQGVEFRSAGDPVLYVNSPPGVTAARQQDVFDAVNQMNALRQPTLDDPEIATRIAQYELAFKMQTSVPSLMDVSGEPQHVLDMYGTQGGDGTFAANCLLARRLAERGVRFIQLYHRGWDHHGGLERGMQICASEVDQASAALVTDLKNRGMLDDTLVVWGGEFGRTPMAQGSGRDHHIKGFSIWMAGGGIQGGLKYGKTDDLGYNAAENIVHVHDFHATMLHLLGINHEKLTYRHQGRDFRLTDVHGHVVHDILA from the coding sequence ATGTTTTCTCAATCCGCAGCTTCCCTTCGGCAAACGCGACGCACCTTTTTAGGCCACGGCATCGCCGGGCTCGGTTCGGCGGCGCTGGCGTCGCTGATGACGACCGATTCGGTCCGTGCCGACCAACAGCCAGGCGCCTTCCCGAATTTTGCTCCGAAAGCGAAACGGGTCATCGTTCTCTGTCAGGCCGGCGGGCCATCGCACTTGGAGACATTCGACGAAAAACCAGTGCTGAAACGGCTCGACAATCAGCCGATGCCAGAGTCGTTCACCCAAGGGCAACCGATCGCGCAGTTGCAAGGACAGCAACTCAAGTGCTACGCGCCGCGATTTGACTTCAACCGATACGGAGAGTCAGGGCAAACGATCGCCTCGCTCTTCCCGAAGATGGGTGAGATCGCCGACGATCTGTGCATCATCAACTCGATGGTGACCGAGCAGATCAATCACGATCCGGCCCATACGTTCATGAACACCGGCACGTCGATCTCGGGCCGACCTTCGATGGGCTCGTGGGTGCAATATGGCTTGGGAAGCGAAGCGGACGATCTGCCGGGCTTCGTCGTCCTGACGTCGATCGGCAAAGGAGGCCAGGCCCAACCAATCGCCGCTCGGCAGTGGCACAGCGGATTTCTCCCCAGCCGTCATCAAGGGGTTGAGTTCCGCTCGGCCGGCGATCCGGTCTTGTATGTGAATAGCCCCCCCGGCGTCACCGCCGCACGGCAGCAAGACGTGTTCGACGCGGTCAACCAAATGAACGCGCTGCGCCAACCGACGCTCGACGATCCGGAAATCGCAACCCGGATCGCACAGTACGAGCTGGCCTTCAAAATGCAGACCAGCGTCCCCAGCTTGATGGATGTCTCCGGCGAACCGCAGCACGTCCTGGACATGTACGGAACGCAAGGAGGCGACGGAACCTTCGCCGCGAATTGTCTGCTCGCGCGGCGCCTGGCCGAGCGCGGCGTCCGCTTCATCCAGCTCTATCATCGCGGTTGGGATCATCACGGCGGACTCGAACGCGGCATGCAAATCTGCGCTTCCGAAGTCGATCAAGCCTCCGCCGCCCTGGTGACCGACCTCAAGAACCGAGGCATGCTGGACGACACGCTCGTCGTCTGGGGCGGCGAATTCGGCCGCACCCCCATGGCCCAAGGGAGCGGCCGCGACCATCACATCAAAGGTTTTTCCATTTGGATGGCCGGCGGCGGAATCCAAGGCGGACTCAAATACGGCAAGACCGACGACCTCGGCTACAACGCCGCCGAAAACATCGTCCACGTCCACGATTTCCACGCAACGATGCTGCACCTGCTAGGGATCAACCACGAAAAGCTGACCTACCGTCACCAAGGAAGAGATTTTCGTCTAACCGACGTGCATGGGCACGTGGTGCATGACATTCTGGCGTGA
- a CDS encoding HEAT repeat domain-containing protein, with translation MLPSDDSAEKRRQLHKLIQHQNQPDEPRRRPWLVKGIVLVGIVAAAGLYFGLVRKVWELDQQSRLDQPAPATAQLPPAAKVDQLSPAELQQILAGDDVDSQREAIIQLAKLHPPEAATIESLAKLLTHAELAPHAVDALGAIGFEAHQAAADLQKLAAEEGAPAMRRRAVAALLRINPFFVVDLPPQADADLLALLASQDEITRRYAAACLGARQAQGANIEKALTELLNDENDERIAAIARLALSQIRGAELPTPAGELIERASSDLDYIAAEQLVRTYSPDVVVELVFAMTRNRASDASGPPTIAIRSWGAEAAPSLIEVLRSDDVRSKELAAELLEELGPIAAPAVPALIVCLDDPRGRVRICAVEALRAIGPAANEAIGPLSEMTLDRREIDLAVALYCLEPTPRRLDSARKLIEPKLPGPDNQFETSWHQLKQLQPRPIAWLVELMGDSPNGFCRRNVSHVLIEEAERVEAHVDQLAQLLSRPPAPIRTFDDDQFEPARLAADVLAAIGPPAASATDDLLKQLDSPSWRIRRSSARALGRVATRESAPRIVKALRATPRDASEASLAAEFAIRQIGVRLGPDLSDMPKSTRAAIASTAPYAQRVTQGAALWTPPYDANIDPPSAARPSSIRRTLPDYVADSEHFGLGNRGDAERILEFGEGPLPAQSAAPLLLLLHERHRLEFHRGREHEAIVHALWRLTQSPLIPAIMVDARVAPAQTVREMGSVGGALGPFLHGHKTAYGMPAALLLPLIGPRAHEELPALWGQLKRSDGGIFSGVAGLTIWRLEENRDVATELMRQLKPERAPFVEDCEGRGDRQHIAWALGRIGPPAKAAIPLLAEVAYRDTRAFGVAAAWAARQIDPQAAAEWGLK, from the coding sequence ATGCTGCCGAGCGACGACAGCGCAGAAAAACGGCGTCAGCTCCACAAGCTGATCCAACATCAGAACCAGCCGGATGAACCCCGGCGGCGGCCCTGGCTGGTGAAAGGCATCGTGCTCGTCGGCATCGTGGCGGCTGCGGGGCTCTATTTCGGGCTGGTACGGAAAGTGTGGGAGCTAGACCAGCAGAGCCGGCTAGATCAACCTGCCCCCGCGACCGCTCAGCTTCCGCCTGCCGCCAAGGTGGATCAACTTTCCCCGGCGGAGCTGCAGCAAATACTCGCTGGCGACGATGTCGACTCTCAGCGCGAGGCGATCATTCAGCTCGCAAAACTGCATCCACCGGAGGCGGCGACGATTGAATCGCTGGCAAAGCTGCTGACACATGCTGAACTGGCGCCGCACGCAGTCGATGCGCTAGGCGCGATCGGTTTTGAGGCCCACCAAGCGGCGGCGGATCTGCAAAAGCTGGCGGCGGAAGAGGGCGCCCCGGCGATGCGGCGTCGCGCGGTCGCCGCTCTGTTGCGAATCAATCCCTTCTTCGTCGTTGACTTGCCGCCTCAAGCCGATGCTGATTTGCTGGCGCTCTTGGCCAGCCAGGACGAAATTACACGACGTTATGCCGCCGCCTGCTTGGGCGCACGTCAGGCCCAGGGAGCGAACATCGAGAAAGCGCTGACCGAACTGCTGAACGACGAAAATGATGAACGAATTGCCGCGATCGCCAGATTGGCGCTGTCCCAGATTCGCGGCGCTGAGCTTCCGACGCCGGCTGGCGAGCTGATTGAGCGAGCGTCCAGCGACCTAGATTACATCGCCGCCGAACAACTGGTGCGCACCTACAGTCCAGACGTAGTGGTCGAGCTAGTATTTGCCATGACCCGCAACCGAGCCAGCGATGCCTCAGGTCCACCGACCATCGCGATTCGGTCCTGGGGTGCGGAGGCGGCGCCCTCTTTGATCGAGGTGCTCAGGAGCGACGACGTGCGCTCGAAAGAACTGGCTGCCGAGCTCCTGGAGGAACTTGGCCCAATTGCGGCGCCCGCTGTGCCTGCGCTGATTGTCTGCCTCGACGATCCCCGTGGACGAGTGCGGATCTGTGCCGTTGAAGCGCTCCGCGCGATCGGCCCTGCCGCCAACGAAGCGATCGGCCCGCTGAGTGAAATGACTCTCGATCGCCGCGAAATCGATCTGGCGGTCGCCCTGTATTGCCTTGAGCCAACGCCCCGTCGCTTGGATTCCGCTCGAAAACTGATTGAGCCAAAACTGCCGGGCCCAGACAACCAGTTCGAAACAAGCTGGCATCAACTCAAGCAGCTGCAGCCGCGGCCGATCGCGTGGCTGGTCGAACTCATGGGCGACAGCCCCAACGGCTTCTGCCGGCGAAACGTGTCCCATGTGCTGATTGAGGAGGCCGAAAGGGTTGAGGCCCACGTTGACCAGCTCGCCCAACTCCTGAGCCGACCACCCGCCCCAATCAGGACTTTCGACGACGACCAGTTCGAACCGGCCCGGCTGGCCGCGGACGTGCTGGCTGCAATCGGTCCGCCTGCCGCCTCGGCCACGGACGATCTGCTCAAGCAGCTCGACTCGCCGAGCTGGCGAATCCGTCGTTCATCAGCTCGAGCGTTGGGCCGCGTCGCGACGCGAGAATCAGCACCCCGGATCGTCAAGGCTCTCCGTGCGACCCCGCGCGATGCGAGCGAAGCTTCCCTCGCCGCGGAGTTCGCCATTCGGCAGATCGGCGTGCGGCTGGGACCGGACCTGTCCGACATGCCGAAGAGCACGCGAGCTGCGATCGCCAGCACCGCTCCCTATGCCCAGCGCGTGACCCAAGGTGCGGCGCTCTGGACGCCACCCTACGACGCCAACATCGATCCGCCGTCCGCGGCGCGGCCGTCGTCGATTCGAAGAACACTGCCAGACTATGTGGCGGACTCGGAGCATTTTGGGCTTGGGAACCGTGGTGATGCGGAGAGGATTCTGGAGTTTGGCGAGGGACCACTGCCCGCGCAGTCGGCTGCTCCGCTGCTGCTGCTCTTACACGAACGCCACCGCCTCGAGTTCCATCGTGGGCGCGAGCACGAAGCGATCGTCCACGCTTTGTGGCGGCTGACGCAGTCGCCGCTCATCCCGGCGATCATGGTGGATGCCCGCGTCGCCCCGGCGCAAACAGTCCGCGAGATGGGGTCGGTTGGCGGGGCCCTTGGTCCCTTCCTGCACGGGCACAAAACCGCGTATGGAATGCCCGCGGCGCTGCTGCTGCCGCTGATCGGACCGCGGGCCCACGAGGAACTTCCGGCGCTGTGGGGCCAACTCAAGCGGAGCGATGGCGGCATTTTTAGCGGTGTAGCAGGCCTCACGATTTGGCGGCTCGAAGAAAATCGCGACGTGGCGACCGAGCTGATGCGGCAGTTGAAGCCCGAGCGGGCTCCCTTTGTCGAAGATTGCGAGGGTCGCGGTGATCGTCAGCATATCGCGTGGGCCTTGGGCCGAATTGGGCCCCCCGCCAAGGCGGCAATCCCGCTGCTCGCCGAAGTTGCTTATCGCGATACCCGCGCGTTCGGCGTCGCCGCTGCATGGGCCGCGCGTCAAATCGATCCACAGGCCGCCGCCGAGTGGGGCCTCAAGTGA